Proteins found in one Carassius auratus strain Wakin chromosome 42, ASM336829v1, whole genome shotgun sequence genomic segment:
- the LOC113060645 gene encoding tuberoinfundibular peptide of 39 residues-like — translation MEDLQTSLESHKKTDWIFDSRQRASQQHTAKRKNCSTKMVTLFLPPRPALLFLVLLSVTLMTSAFPQPQLRPLQSNLPAIGQEDSKGEQWEVLYPSISLRDWSIQMLTAPDFGAAKSGAEQLVGENWFPLSQSQMEEELVKGWPGNWPSRLGHQQKRNIVVADDAAFREKSKLLTAMERQKWLNSYMQKLLVVNSK, via the exons ATGGAAGATCTGCAAACCAGCTTGGAGTCACACAAGAAGACTGATTGGATTTTTGACTCCAGACAAAGAGCTTCACAGCAACACACAGCCAAGAGGAAGAACTGCTCCACAAAG ATGGTGACTTTATTCTTGCCGCCTCGTCCTGCCCTGTTGTTCTTAGTCCTCTTGAGTGTGACTCTGATGACTTCAGCATTTCCCCAGCCTCAACTTCGACCTCTGCAAAG TAACTTGCCTGCTATTGGTCAAGAGGATTCCAAAGGTGAACAGTGGGAAGTGCTGTACCCCTCCATCTCACTCCGTGATTGGAGCATTCAGATGCTGACCGCCCCAGATTTTGGTGCAGCTAAGTCTGGGGCAGAACAGCTGGTGGGGGAAAATTGGTTTCCGCTCAGCCAGTCGCAGATGGAGGAGGAGCTGGTGAAGGGCTGGCCGGGGAACTGGCCTTCAAGGCTGGGTCACCAGCAGAAGAGAAACATAGTGGTAGCAGATGACGCTGCATTTAGAGAGAAGAGTAAGCTTTTGACAGCAATGGAAAGACAGAAATGGCTCAATTCCTATATGCAGAAACTCTTAGTAGTTAATTCCAAGTAA
- the LOC113060646 gene encoding transmembrane protein 121-like, with the protein MVLPSPDKRHVCLTTIVIMTSMAFMDAYLVEQNQGPRKIGVCIIVLVGDICFLIVLRYVAVWVGAEVRTAKRGYAMILWFLYIFVLEIKLYFVFQNYKADRKSLETVARKALTLLLSVCVPGLYLVLVALDSMEYVRTFRKKEDMRGRLFWVALDLLDVLDIQANLWEPQRTGLPIWAEGLMFFYCYILLLILPCVSLSEISVQGEHVSPQKMMLYPILSLVTINIVTILIRGVNMVLFQDSRVSTIFIGKNVVAIATKACTFLEYRRQVKEFPPQDPAGIAMEIQQNSVPHNQTLPNATTTLPEEPSPAREVIDT; encoded by the coding sequence ATGGTTCTGCCGTCACCTGACAAGCGTCATGTGTGTTTAACCACCATTGTGATCATGACCAGCATGGCCTTCATGGATGCCTACCTTGTGGAGCAGAATCAGGGCCCGCGGAAAATTGGGGTCTGCATCATCGTCTTGGTTGGAGATATTTGCTTTCTTATAGTCCTGCGTTACGTGGCGGTGTGGGTTGGTGCTGAGGTGAGGACTGCGAAACGTGGCTATGCCATGATCCTCTGGTTCCTCTACATCTTTGTTCTGGAGATCAAGCTCTACTTTGTCTTCCAGAACTATAAGGCTGATCGTAAAAGTCTGGAGACAGTAGCTCGGAAGGCGTTGACTTTGTTGCTCTCGGTTTGTGTACCCGGTCTCTACCTTGTCCTGGTTGCGCTTGACAGCATGGAGTACGTAAGAACCTTCCGGAAGAAGGAGGACATGCGGGGTCGACTCTTTTGGGTCGCGCTTGACCTTCTGGATGTCCTGGACATCCAGGCTAACCTTTGGGAGCCACAAAGGACAGGTCTGCCCATCTGGGCCGAGGGTCTGATGTTTTTCTACTGCTACATCCTGTTGCTTATCCTGCCTTGTGTTTCTCTGAGCGAGATCAGTGTGCAGGGCGAGCATGTGTCACCACAGAAGATGATGCTCTACCCGATCCTCAGCTTGGTGACCATCAACATTGTCACCATCCTCATTCGAGGTGTCAACATGGTGCTGTTCCAAGACAGCAGAGTCTCGACCATCTTCATCGGAAAGAACGTTGTTGCCATTGCCACTAAAGCCTGCACCTTCCTGGAGTACCGGCGACAAGTTAAAGAGTTCCCCCCACAAGATCCAGCTGGGATAGCCATGGAGATACAGCAGAACTCTGTGCCACACAATCAAACTCTACCAAACGCCACGACCACCCTCCCAGAAGAGCCCTCACCGGCCCGTGAGGTCATTGACACGTGA